Proteins found in one Alicyclobacillus cycloheptanicus genomic segment:
- the sigG gene encoding RNA polymerase sporulation sigma factor SigG → MKRNKVEICGVNTSQLPVLTNVEMRELFLKLKNGDLASREKLVNGNLRLVLSVIQRFNNRGEHVDDLFQVGCIGLMKAIDNFDLGQNVRFSTYAVPMIVGEIRRYLRDNNPIRVSRSLRDIAYKALQVRDQLTNQNLREPTIQEISQNMDVPKEDVVFALDAIQDPVSLFEPIYHDGGDPIYVMDQIHDDKNLDTSWVEEIAIREAMRKLSDREKKILSMRFYEGKTQMEVADEIGISQAQVSRLEKAAIHRMQKHIQS, encoded by the coding sequence ATGAAGCGAAACAAAGTCGAGATTTGCGGTGTCAACACGTCGCAACTCCCCGTCTTGACCAATGTCGAGATGCGGGAGTTGTTTTTGAAGTTGAAGAACGGCGACCTTGCCTCTCGCGAGAAGCTCGTCAATGGCAACCTACGTCTGGTATTATCCGTGATTCAGCGGTTCAACAACCGGGGCGAGCATGTCGACGACTTGTTCCAGGTCGGGTGCATCGGGTTGATGAAGGCGATTGACAACTTCGACCTCGGGCAGAATGTTCGCTTCTCTACATATGCAGTGCCGATGATTGTGGGGGAGATTCGGCGTTACCTGCGCGACAACAACCCCATTCGGGTCAGTCGGTCGCTGCGCGACATCGCCTACAAGGCACTTCAGGTTCGCGACCAGTTGACGAATCAGAACCTGCGGGAGCCGACCATCCAGGAGATTTCGCAGAACATGGACGTGCCGAAGGAGGATGTGGTGTTTGCCCTGGATGCCATCCAGGACCCGGTCTCGTTGTTTGAGCCCATCTACCACGACGGGGGCGACCCGATTTACGTCATGGACCAAATTCACGACGACAAAAACCTGGATACGTCCTGGGTGGAGGAAATCGCGATCAGGGAAGCAATGCGTAAACTCAGTGACCGCGAGAAGAAGATTCTGTCCATGCGGTTTTATGAAGGGAAAACACAAATGGAGGTCGCAGACGAGATTGGCATCTCCCAGGCGCAGGTGTCGCGCCTGGAGAAGGCGGCGATTCACCGGATGCAAAAGCATATCCAGTCCTGA
- the sigE gene encoding RNA polymerase sporulation sigma factor SigE, which produces MKLRIRLQLLWVRIRLKLAGGSEEVYYVGGGEALPPPLTREEEEFLLSRLPGGDEAVRSMLIERNLRLVVYIARKFENTGLNIEDLVSIGTIGLIKAVNTFDPSKKIKLATYASRCIENEILMFLRRNNKLRSEVSFDEPLNVDWDGNELLLSDVLGTDADTIYRNLEEEVDRTLLYDALEKLSDRERRIMELRFGLGNGEEMTQKDVADLLGISQSYISRLEKRIIKRLRKEFNRMI; this is translated from the coding sequence ATGAAACTCAGGATTCGATTGCAACTTCTGTGGGTTCGAATTCGACTGAAGCTGGCGGGCGGTTCTGAAGAGGTCTACTACGTTGGCGGCGGCGAGGCCTTGCCGCCGCCGTTGACCCGGGAAGAGGAGGAATTCCTGCTCAGCAGGCTGCCGGGCGGCGACGAAGCGGTCCGGTCGATGTTGATTGAACGAAACCTGCGGCTTGTCGTGTATATCGCAAGAAAGTTTGAAAACACCGGGTTGAACATTGAGGATTTGGTGTCCATCGGGACCATCGGACTGATTAAGGCCGTGAACACATTTGATCCGAGCAAAAAAATCAAGCTGGCGACGTATGCGTCCCGTTGTATCGAAAACGAAATTCTGATGTTCCTGCGCCGTAACAACAAGCTGCGGTCGGAGGTCTCGTTTGACGAGCCGTTGAACGTGGACTGGGACGGCAACGAGTTGCTGTTGTCAGATGTGCTCGGCACGGATGCGGATACCATTTACCGCAACCTGGAAGAAGAGGTGGACCGCACGCTGCTGTACGATGCGCTGGAAAAACTGTCCGACCGCGAACGCCGGATTATGGAACTGCGATTCGGGCTTGGCAACGGGGAGGAGATGACCCAGAAGGACGTGGCGGACTTGCTGGGCATTTCCCAGTCGTACATTTCCCGGCTGGAGAAGCGCATCATCAAGCGCTTGCGCAAGGAGTTCAACCGCATGATTTAG
- the spoIIGA gene encoding sigma-E processing peptidase SpoIIGA, translating to MPVPVVYVDVVWLVNFIMDGVILWTTCWVMKRPARPRRLVMAALLGSGYSLLLFVPPLSFLTTWVGKALVSVALVGIGIPCRSWLELARTTVLFYFVTFVFAGAALALNFAVPGVSVASGVEVAGRRLAFVTSLRSLGLLLAIVLSIALLQYSLQRVRRLRVRAAALYRVHVTVDGRSASFVGLADTGNQLRDPLTRKPVCLVQAQVMAELVPEALAVPLREGKTGIEALSSIQDESWVRRLSIVPYRGAGGVQQMTFAVRPDTVEIEENGVRRPAAAPVLLAVNPGKLSLDNQFQAILHIEAIARDDRVEESTYTSNAGHETQDSIATSVGSNSTEAGGRF from the coding sequence ATGCCAGTACCAGTTGTGTACGTGGACGTGGTATGGCTGGTGAACTTCATCATGGATGGGGTGATTCTCTGGACGACGTGCTGGGTCATGAAACGCCCCGCCCGCCCGCGGCGGCTTGTCATGGCAGCGCTGCTCGGCTCAGGTTATTCCCTGCTGCTGTTCGTTCCACCACTCTCCTTTCTCACCACTTGGGTCGGGAAAGCGCTGGTCTCTGTCGCGTTGGTGGGAATCGGCATCCCGTGTCGGAGTTGGCTTGAGCTCGCTCGAACCACGGTGCTCTTTTATTTCGTCACGTTCGTTTTCGCTGGAGCCGCCCTGGCGCTTAATTTCGCCGTGCCCGGTGTATCGGTCGCCAGTGGTGTTGAAGTTGCGGGGCGACGGCTGGCATTTGTCACGAGTTTGCGAAGCTTGGGGCTGTTGTTGGCGATTGTTTTGTCGATCGCGCTGCTGCAGTATTCCCTGCAGCGCGTGCGTCGATTGCGTGTGCGAGCGGCTGCACTCTACCGGGTGCATGTCACGGTGGACGGCCGGTCGGCGTCGTTTGTTGGATTGGCCGACACTGGGAATCAACTGCGCGACCCGCTGACCCGTAAACCGGTCTGTCTAGTGCAGGCGCAGGTCATGGCGGAACTTGTTCCCGAAGCATTAGCGGTACCGCTGCGCGAGGGCAAAACGGGGATTGAAGCGCTGTCTTCGATACAGGACGAATCCTGGGTGCGCAGGCTGTCGATTGTTCCGTATCGGGGAGCCGGCGGAGTGCAGCAGATGACGTTTGCAGTTCGGCCCGACACGGTTGAAATCGAAGAAAATGGTGTACGCAGGCCGGCAGCGGCGCCTGTTCTGCTTGCGGTGAACCCCGGGAAACTGTCTTTGGACAATCAATTTCAGGCAATCTTGCACATTGAAGCCATTGCGAGGGATGACAGGGTTGAAGAGTCTACGTACACGTCTAACGCAGGACATGAAACTCAGGATTCGATTGCAACTTCTGTGGGTTCGAATTCGACTGAAGCTGGCGGGCGGTTCTGA